Genomic DNA from Desulfovibrio sp. JC022:
CTTCAGACTTAGGAAGGATGATTTCAACTTCGCCGTGGGGGCGGGGGATTACGTGTACGCTGATGAGTTCACCAACGTTCTGAGCTGCTGCTGCGCCAGCGTCAGTTGCAGCTTTAACAGCACCAACATCGCCACGAACCATAACGGTTACGAGACCGCCGCCAACCTGAGTCTTACCGACCAGAGTTACGTTTGCAGCTTTTACCATTGCATCAGCAGCTTCAACAGCGCCAACGAGACCTTTGGTTTCAATCATACCCAGTGCGTTCAATGAGGACATTTTAGTTCTCCTTTAAATTGATTTATCAGCCTTTCGGCCACCCTCTAATCCCTGTACGGGAATAGCTATTTATATTTTCGAGCGGGAAGTTATTGCTTCCTGCTATACCATCTGCTTGAGCTGCTCGACGATCATGGCAGTGATAGCCTGAACATCGATGGAATCGGAATCAGATGCATGAGCCGCAGGAGCGGATTCACAAGATACGTTTCCGAGATCGTATGCCATTCTTCTCACGTTCATGAGGTTGAGCGGGGTTACGTTATCGGAAGTGGAACTTCCGCCTACAGTACCGCAACCAAGGGTAAAGGAGGGGAAGAGAGAAGTAGTGAGGCCTACAGCACCGTGGGTGGACGGAGTGTTAACCAGCATTCTGGAAACAGGCTTCTTCATACCGAATTCACGGATAACTTCTTCATTCTTGGAATGGATGGCCAGAGAATGACCGATGCCGCCGTTTTCCAGCAGCGCGTGACACATCTCGCAAGCACCTTTCCAATCTTCAACAACGTAGAAACCGAGCAGCGCGGTAAGTTTTTCCTTAGAGAAAGGATACTTGTGACCGACACCTTTTTCGTCAGAGACGAGCAGGCGGGTTCCGGCAGGCACGGAGATTCCGGCCAGCTTGGCAATGTAGCAGGCATCGCGGCCTACGATTGCGGGGTTCATGGAACCGTTGCCACGTTCCATGACAGCTTTAACCTTGGTCAGGTCTTCGCCGTAAAGGAAGTAACCGCCCTGGGCGATAACTTCAGCTTTGACCTGCTCGGCAATGCAGGACTCAGTGATAATGGACTGCTCGGATGCGCAGACGGTTCCGTTATCAAAGGTCTTACTTGCAAAAATCTTGGTGACCGCATCTTTAATGTCAGCGGATCTTTCGATGTAGGCGGGGACGTTACCAGCACCTACGCCGAGAGCGGGGGTACCGGAGCTGTATGCAGCCTTAACCATACCCGGACCGCCGGTTGCAAGAATGAGATCGGAAACTTTCATGAGCTCGCCGCTACCCTGAATGGTGGGCACGCTCATGACGCTGACCAGATCTTCACTTACGCCGCAGTCGTGCAGCACGGAACGGATAATTTCAACAGTCTTGCCGATGCATTTTTTTGCGCTGGGGTGCGGGGTGAACACAATTGCGTTCCCGGACTTCAAGGCAATCATGGATTTGTAGATAGTCGTAGACGTGGGGTTGGTGGAGGGAACGATCCCTGCAATAACACCCATGGGAACGGCGATCTCGACAATCTTCTTTTCCTTGTCGTCGCAAAGCACACCGATGGTCTTCATATCTTTGATAGCTTCGTAAAGGCTCTGACTTGCAAGAATGTTCTTGGTCTTCTTGTCTTGAACCTTACCAAAACCGGTCTCTTCAACAGCGAGTGCTGCAAGGCATTCCGCCTGAGCGTAAGCTGCTTCGGAAATAGCCTTTACAATGCCGTCAACCTGTTCCTGAGTCATTTCCACCAGATCAGCCTGTGCTGTTTTAGCGGCACGAACCAGTGAACGGGCTTCTTGAATGGACAATAAATCCTTGTCTACCATTGGATTACTCCTCTATCTGCCTGGTAACATTTATAATCGCGTCAATAAGTGTCTTCTTGGTGGCTTTCTTAACCTCTTCATTAGTCAAGGAAATACCGTCCAAGTTTCTGGCAATCTGCCGGACCTTACTGATTTTCATTTTCCTGAGTTCCGCGGCCCGGTACTTCGGGGATTCCTCTGCCGGGGCAACTTCCTTTACTTCGGGAGCAGCCGGGGCTTCAGGTGCGAACTCCTGCACTGCCGGGGCTTCAGACTTCTCTTTCGGAGATTCTAGAGCTTCGACTTTTTCTTCCGCGGGAGCAGGCTCAGCCTGCTCTGCCGCAGAAGCGGGCGATTGTGCTACTTCCCGTGAAATTTCTTCAGCTTCCACAACCGGCATGCCAGTTGCGATAATCTTGTCCAGTTCATCGTAAGGACGAGCGATTACGTGACGGGAAACCAACTCTGCACCTTCGATTCGTGCGATGGCTGCTGCCCCGGCCTCAACAGAGGCCTGTACAGCGGAAACCTCACCGCTGACTGTGATGGTCACCAGCCCGCCGCCGGAAATATTCTTTTCCAAAAGATTTACTGCGGCAGCCTTAAGCATTGCATCTGCACCTTCGATGGCGGCCAGCAGTCCTTTTGTTTCAATGAATCCAAGTGAGTTCATAGCTATGTTCTCCCTAATCGCTGATTTGAACGAATCTCTCGCCCAAAAATAAATTCTTTTTTTTAATCAAATCCACATGGATAGATTTGATTGGCGTTGGCTTAGTGTCTGATCACTGAGACCGGAAAATTGTATTTACTGATGGCCTGCTCAATGCGTTCGAGATCGGCATTGCTCAGTTTGGGGTCACCTTCCACCGGGTATTCCCATCCCATCTGGGTGTACTTGTTAACGCCCATCTTGTGGTAAGGAAGCAGATCCACCCCTTTGAAATTTTTATGTTCCTGATAAGGCTTGAGCATTTCCACAAGTTGCAGGATTTCTTCTTCACCGTCGTTTACACCTTTGAGCATGGGCATTCTGATTCTGACGTTGTACCTGTTTTCAAGGAGCCAGATCAGGTTGCCGAGGATCATCTCATTACGCACACCGGTGATTTCGCGGTGGCGTTCGGAATTCATATGTTTGACGTCGAAAAGAAAGAGGTCCACGAAGGGGGCTACTTTTTCGATCACTTCGGGACGGGCGTAACCGCAGGTTTCGATGGCAGTATTGATGCCGTTCTGCTTACAGGCCTGAAGCAGGCTGGCCGCTGCTTCGGGCTGGGAAAGAACTTCACCGCCGCCGAGAGTCACGCCGCCGCCGGAAGTTTCGTAAAACGGGCGGTCTTCTTCGATAATCTCGAGCAGTTCGGAAATGGTCTTTGATTCACCAACAATTGCCAGTGCACTTTGCAGGCAGGCGTTTTCACATTTGCGGCAGCCTACACATTCGACATCGCGGTCGATGAAATGTTTTCCTGCTCCGTCGATCTTATGAACGCCGACGGGACAGACGGAGACACACGCTCCGCAGTTGATACATTGATCCTTTTTAAAAAGGATCTCGTATCTTTTATACTGACCCTCGGGATTTGAGCACCATTCACAGCGCAGGGGGCACCCCTGAAAGAATACGAGAGTTCTCACTCCCGGTCCGTCATGCATATTGTACTTCTGTACGTTGAATATCTGAGCTTTTCTTTCAATCACGGTACTTATCTCTTGCTGTATTATTACTTCAAATCCCGAGGGTCTTTTATTCAATCAATAGTCGGTACTAGAAAGTTTCCATCATAGTACGGCTGATGATTTCATCCTGTACGTCTTTGCAGAGCTCTACGAAGAATGCGGAGTAACCTGCAACGCGAACAACGAGATCACGGTACTTCTCGGGGTGCTTCTGAGCGTCGAGAAGAGTTGCGTTATCAAGGTAGTTGAACTGCATTTCACCGTTACCCAGAGTGTTTGCAGTACGCAGCAGGGTAATAAGTGAGTTTTCACCTTCCTGAGTATCAAGCAGGCCGGACATGATCTTGAAGTTGTGAACCATACCGAGGTTCATCATGTCGTTAGCCATCTTGGAAACAGACTTGATAACCGCGGTGGGTCCTTTGTAGTCCGCGCCCTGAGTCGGGCTGATACCGTCGGAAAGAGGCATCCAGGCATCACGTCCGTTAGCGGAAGCACCGAGGAGCTGACCGAACGGGGTGTTGTTGGAGATGGACAGGGTTCCGTGGCAGAGCACAGAGTACAGGGTCTTGTGCTTGCGGTGCTCCACTTCGGTAAAGTGAACGAGGTCTGCGCAGATCATATCTACGTAGTCATCATCGTTACCGTATTTAGGTGCAGCAAGGCAGTCGGCCTTGAGCTGGTCGTAACCCTTGAATTCAGCAACGAGAGCTTCGTTCATCTGAGCGAGGGTGTACTTCTTCTCGTCGAAGACCAGCTTTTTAATGGCTGCCATGGAGTCGGCGTAGGTTGCGAGACCGGACCAGACAACGCCGGGACCGAAGTTGTACATGGCGCCGCCGGAGGCTACGTCCTTGCCGGACTCCATGGTGCCTTCGTACATGAGGGACATGAGGGGTTTAGGAGCATGATCCCTATGAACGCGCTGGGAAATTACGGTTGCAACGTTGGTCCATTTGGTAACGTACTTGATCATTTCCTTAACAGCACCGTCGAATTTTTCGTAGGTGTCGTAAGCTTCAAGAGGACCGAAGTCGGGGCAGACCTGCTTGCCGTACCAGAGGGGCACACCGTGGTTCATGACCAGCTCGATGCAGATGGGCCACTGGGTGTAGGCAGTAGAAGTCCACTGGTAGAGACGACCGGATTTCTGAGGCTCAACACAACCCATGAGGCAGTAGTCGCGGGCATCTTCAATGGAAACGCCTTTAGCGAGCATCATTTTGATGTGTGCATCATCAAAGTGAACAGCGGGGAAACCCATACCTGCGCGGATAACTTCAACAATCTTCTTCAGATACTTCTGAGGAGATTTGGTATGAACACGGGTGGCCAGTGTGGGCTGGTAGATTTTAACGTGACGAACCGCGTCCATGAGCAGGTAGGTCAGATCGTTGGTTGCGTCGAAACCTTCGCGGGTAACACCACCGACGCACATGTTTACGAAAGGCTGGTAACCGGCAAAGAACTTGGAAGCATCTTCACTGGTGATCCACATCATTTCGGACATCTTAACGAGCATACAACC
This window encodes:
- the eutM gene encoding ethanolamine utilization microcompartment protein EutM, producing the protein MSSLNALGMIETKGLVGAVEAADAMVKAANVTLVGKTQVGGGLVTVMVRGDVGAVKAATDAGAAAAQNVGELISVHVIPRPHGEVEIILPKSEG
- a CDS encoding acetaldehyde dehydrogenase (acetylating), coding for MVDKDLLSIQEARSLVRAAKTAQADLVEMTQEQVDGIVKAISEAAYAQAECLAALAVEETGFGKVQDKKTKNILASQSLYEAIKDMKTIGVLCDDKEKKIVEIAVPMGVIAGIVPSTNPTSTTIYKSMIALKSGNAIVFTPHPSAKKCIGKTVEIIRSVLHDCGVSEDLVSVMSVPTIQGSGELMKVSDLILATGGPGMVKAAYSSGTPALGVGAGNVPAYIERSADIKDAVTKIFASKTFDNGTVCASEQSIITESCIAEQVKAEVIAQGGYFLYGEDLTKVKAVMERGNGSMNPAIVGRDACYIAKLAGISVPAGTRLLVSDEKGVGHKYPFSKEKLTALLGFYVVEDWKGACEMCHALLENGGIGHSLAIHSKNEEVIREFGMKKPVSRMLVNTPSTHGAVGLTTSLFPSFTLGCGTVGGSSTSDNVTPLNLMNVRRMAYDLGNVSCESAPAAHASDSDSIDVQAITAMIVEQLKQMV
- a CDS encoding BMC domain-containing protein; this translates as MNSLGFIETKGLLAAIEGADAMLKAAAVNLLEKNISGGGLVTITVSGEVSAVQASVEAGAAAIARIEGAELVSRHVIARPYDELDKIIATGMPVVEAEEISREVAQSPASAAEQAEPAPAEEKVEALESPKEKSEAPAVQEFAPEAPAAPEVKEVAPAEESPKYRAAELRKMKISKVRQIARNLDGISLTNEEVKKATKKTLIDAIINVTRQIEE
- the cutD gene encoding choline TMA-lyase-activating enzyme, which encodes MIERKAQIFNVQKYNMHDGPGVRTLVFFQGCPLRCEWCSNPEGQYKRYEILFKKDQCINCGACVSVCPVGVHKIDGAGKHFIDRDVECVGCRKCENACLQSALAIVGESKTISELLEIIEEDRPFYETSGGGVTLGGGEVLSQPEAAASLLQACKQNGINTAIETCGYARPEVIEKVAPFVDLFLFDVKHMNSERHREITGVRNEMILGNLIWLLENRYNVRIRMPMLKGVNDGEEEILQLVEMLKPYQEHKNFKGVDLLPYHKMGVNKYTQMGWEYPVEGDPKLSNADLERIEQAISKYNFPVSVIRH
- the cutC gene encoding choline trimethylamine-lyase, producing the protein MDLQSFSNKLAEATKNLSDAERASLKKIFEGVSAEVFKEGAGQPAAATCTTRTETNGIPNGPTDRHLKLKENFLKHVPSISVESARVMTEIAKANPGIHPATLRGMSFKACCEQAPLVIQDHELIVGNPTGAPRRGSFSPEIAWRWMRDELETIAYRPQDPFHISEEDKKYMKEELFPFWESKSLDEYCEGQYREAGLWELSGESYVSDCSYHAVNGGGDSNPGYDVILMKKGMLDIKAEAQAHLEELDYDIPEDIDKIYFYKSIIDTAEGVMIYAKRLSEYAAQKAAQETDPKRKAELLKISEVNARVPAHKPETFWEAVQAVWTIESLLVVEENQTGMSIGRVDQYMYPYFKADLEAGRMTEYEAFDLAGCMLVKMSEMMWITSEDASKFFAGYQPFVNMCVGGVTREGFDATNDLTYLLMDAVRHVKIYQPTLATRVHTKSPQKYLKKIVEVIRAGMGFPAVHFDDAHIKMMLAKGVSIEDARDYCLMGCVEPQKSGRLYQWTSTAYTQWPICIELVMNHGVPLWYGKQVCPDFGPLEAYDTYEKFDGAVKEMIKYVTKWTNVATVISQRVHRDHAPKPLMSLMYEGTMESGKDVASGGAMYNFGPGVVWSGLATYADSMAAIKKLVFDEKKYTLAQMNEALVAEFKGYDQLKADCLAAPKYGNDDDYVDMICADLVHFTEVEHRKHKTLYSVLCHGTLSISNNTPFGQLLGASANGRDAWMPLSDGISPTQGADYKGPTAVIKSVSKMANDMMNLGMVHNFKIMSGLLDTQEGENSLITLLRTANTLGNGEMQFNYLDNATLLDAQKHPEKYRDLVVRVAGYSAFFVELCKDVQDEIISRTMMETF